A region from the Plutella xylostella chromosome 6, ilPluXylo3.1, whole genome shotgun sequence genome encodes:
- the LOC125488544 gene encoding uncharacterized protein LOC125488544: protein MSDGEGFYSSEEELPRRRPVKPAALSAAPSTSTAPAPTPSGSRKRKTKASESASESRAAINKGKQKIDLATYNRRKATVAALFGGSDDEAEAAAALNNPIQELESSLTRKVGDGSLRRTAKLDGSLFCELRVYEVRDIKNISPRDRWTKAYTSLKYQFDYDSPEWTNIIDFIRVAKTRFTQEPIYYPNKK, encoded by the exons AT GTCTGACGGTGAGGGATTTTATTCTTCCGAGGAAGAACTGCCACGGCGTCGTCCCGTGAAGCCTGCAGCGCTGAGCGCCGCGCCGAGCACGTCTACTGCTCCCGCCCCAACTCCATCCGGCTCAAGGAAGCGGAAGACTAAAGCTTCCGAATCCGCTTCCGAAAGTAGAGCAGC AATCAATAAGGGCAAACAAAAAATTGACCTGGCGACATACAATCGTCGCAAAGCAACTGTGGCGGCGCTGTTCGGTGGGTCGGATGACGAGGCGGAGGCTGCAGCGGCACTGAACAACCCGATTCAAGAGCTGGAGAGCAGCTTAACCCGAAAAGTTGGGGATGGGTCGTTGCGGCGAACCGCAAAATTAGACGGAAGCCTGTTCTGCGAACTTCGTGTTTACGAAGTTCGCGATATTAAAAACATATCCCCACGGGACCGGTGGACCAAAGCGTACACCAGTCTTAAGTATCAATTCGATTATGATAGTCCGGAATGGACTAACATAATTGATTTCATTCGGGTTGCGAAGACCCGATTTACACAGGAGCCAATATACTATCCGAATAAGAAGTAA